From the Chiroxiphia lanceolata isolate bChiLan1 chromosome 13, bChiLan1.pri, whole genome shotgun sequence genome, one window contains:
- the LOC116793514 gene encoding uncharacterized protein LOC116793514 yields MLDREPREPRAALSLPAARSAGGRSLCHQALVKRPENYSKIKTIRRECSHCSPGKAVQKYTKALTKASDDHDSPQAGYGGIPRNALQRPIPNFGAVASWKKFFYSFRFPLPKSAHFSLTLYHPQPAGGMSAPARSAGPGCPAGCAASSRGCALPHAGVGLCMWWHLCWNRLPSRALPPAAQPAWKMLAGGTSAAERCHLTQTNTRDGPRPRCVGRRFTEGSADAFMCVGFFRGHNLFQKAGTHNFMKCNISKHNASNRRLSRLHLQRLSIRGSALRSLFPAVLN; encoded by the exons ATGCTCGACCGAGAGCCTCGGGAGCCCCGGGcggctctgtccctgcctgccgCGCGGAGCGCAGGAGGAAGGTCGCTCTGCCACCAGGCGCTGGTAAAGCGCCCTGAAAActacagcaaaattaaaacgATACGGCGCGAGTGTAGTCACTGCAGTCCTGGGAAGGCTGTTCAGAAATATACGAAAGCCCTCACTAAAGCCAGTGACGATCACGATTCTCCTCAAGCTGGCTACGGGGGCATCCCGAGGAACGCGCTGCAGCGACCAATCCCGAATTTTGGGGCGGTTGCAAGTTggaagaagtttttttattccttccgTTTCCCTCTCCCTAAATCTGCTCATTTCTCACTGACTTTGTATCACCCTCAGCCCGCAGGAGGGATGTCAGCCCCTGCCCGCTCGGCTGGGCCCGGGTGCCCGGCGGGGTGCGCAGCCTCCTCCCGCGGGTGCGCTCTCCCACACGCGGGCGTGGGTTTATGCATGTGGTGGCATTTgtgttggaacaggctcccgagcagagctctgcctcccGCAGCACAGCCTGCGTGGAAGATGCTGGCAGGTGGCACCTCAGCAGCTGAGCGGTGTCACTTAACGCAAACAAACACGCGAGACGGTCCCCGGCCCCGCTGCGTGGGGAG ACGATTTACAGAGGGAAGTGCAGATGCCTTCATGTGCGTCGGCTTCTTTCGGGGTCACAATCTATTCCAGAAAGCTGGAACCCACAACTTTATGAAGTGTAACATTTCCAAACATAACGCATCAAATCGAAGGCTGAGCAGACTCCATCTACAAAGGCTCAGCATACGAGGCTCAGCCCTAAGGTCGCTCTTTCCAGCAGTTTTAAACTAA